The following are from one region of the Oreochromis aureus strain Israel breed Guangdong linkage group 1, ZZ_aureus, whole genome shotgun sequence genome:
- the LOC116311685 gene encoding uncharacterized protein LOC116311685 isoform X2, protein MNGKILLVLLLFWAGVCPLSFQEVHVKAGEMAVLQCPVMGYSDGDAEVFWTSHTVDEMKLFNMSTSAEQRQMGVLVHGRILVILRASVNHQGNYSCSFRNSSRRSWINLRVYTMESKESGKIIQDSKTCYTDKSCTLYCHDNNILFDTWNITRNSTTCHKEGEPSPKDGYFSSVKKEDSGIYTCTWSYLYDGQIYNMTTMVKFDVQPSKITKKAVIISPKNNQAFDVDLDSTVVIDCKAVTSSDADELFWLSGDSFVETNSSLPVFYNYTCVNNTEEINMTASLVFRQVSEEDLSKNYTCKLQSDYKTSFVTITLKQNETFISPVIISPKNNQEFDVDLDSTVVIDCKAVTSSDADELFWLSGDSFVETNSSLPVFYNYTCVNNTEEINMTASLVFRQVSEEDLSKNYTCKLQSDYKTSFVTITLKQNETFISPVIISPKNNQEFDVDLDSTVVIDCKAVTSSDIDELFWLNGDSFVETNSSLPVFYNYTCVNNTEEINMTASLVFRQVSEEDLSKNYTCKLQSDYETSFVTITLKQKAVSHLAMGLCIFLAVLMVLTVAIYTMFKCNIIIWLRKSLGCDHRATDRETASFEDSLLNRNSRRP, encoded by the exons ATGAATGGAAAAATACTTCTGGTCCTTTTGTTATTCTGGGCAG GTGTGTGCCCACTGAGTTTCCAGGAAGTACATGTCAAAGCAGGTGAGATGGCAGTACTTCAGTGCCCTGTGATGGGGTACAGTGATGGAGATGCTGAGGTGTTCTGGACCAGTCACACCGTGGATGAAATGAAACTCTTCAACATGTCAACATCAGCTGAGCAGAGGCAGATGGGTGTGCTGGTTCATGGAAGAATCCTTGTCATTCTCAGAGCTTCAGTAAACCATCAGGGGAATTACTCCTGCTCTTTTCg TAATTCCAGCAGGCGTTCTTGGATCAACCTCAGAGTATACACAATGGAGTCCAAAGAGTCTGGAAAAATCATCCAGGACTCTAAAACATGTTACACAGATAAGTCCTGCACTTTATATTGCCATGATAACAATATTCTCTTTGATACCTGGAATATCACCAGAAACAGCACTACATGTCACAAG GAGGGCGAGCCATCACCAAAAGACGGTTACTTCTCGAGTGTGAAAAAAGAGGACAGTGGCATCTATACCTGCACCTGGTCTTACCTGTATGATGGTCAAATATATAACATGACCACTATGGTGAAATTTGATGTCCAACCAAGCA AAATAACTAAGAAAGCAGTGATAATTTCACCAAAGAACAACCAGGCATTTGATGTAGATTTAG ACTCTACAGTGGTGATTGATTGTAAAGCAGTAACGTCTTCAGACGCTGATGAATTGTTCTGGTTAAGCGGTGATTCATTTGTGGAGACAAATAGCAGTCTGCCCGTTTTCTATAATTATACATG TGTCAACAACACAGAGGAAATCAACATGACAGCATCTCTAGTCTTCAGACAAGTGTCAGAGGAAGATCTGTCAAAAAATTATACCTGTAAACTGCAATCTGACTATAAAACGAGCTTTGTCACCATCACCCTAAAACAAAACG aAACGTTTATATCGCCAGTGATCATTTCACCAAAGAACAACCAAGAATTTGATGTAGATTTAG ATTCAACAGTGGTGATTGATTGTAAAGCAGTAACATCTTCGGACGCTGATGAATTGTTCTGGTTAAGCGGCGATTCATTTGTGGAGACAAATAGCAGTCTGCCCGTTTTCTATAATTATACATG TGTCAACAACACAGAGGAAATCAACATGACAGCATCTCTAGTCTTCAGACAAGTGTCAGAGGAGGATCTGTCAAAAAATTATACCTGTAAACTGCAATCTGACTATAAAACAAGCTTTGTCACCATCACCCTAAAACAAAACG aAACGTTTATATCGCCAGTGATCATTTCACCAAAGAACAACCAAGAATTTGATGTAGATTTAG ATTCTACAGTGGTGATTGATTGTAAAGCAGTAACGTCTTCAGACATTGATGAATTGTTCTGGTTAAATGGCGATTCATTTGTGGAGACAAATAGCAGTCTGCCCGTTTTCTATAATTATACATG TGTCAACAACACAGAGGAAATCAACATGACAGCATCTCTAGTCTTCAGACAAGTGTCAGAGGAGGATCTGTCAAAAAATTATACCTGTAAACTGCAATCTGACTATGAAACAAGCTTTGTCACCATCACCCTAAAGCAGAAAG CTGTTTCACATCTCGCCATGGGTTTATGCATTTTTCTCGCTGTGTTGATGGTATTAACAGTAGCTATTTATACTATGTTTAAATGCAACATCATTATTTGGCTGCGAAAAAGTCTTGGCTGCGATCACAGAGCCACAG ACAGGGAAACTGCATCGTTTGAAGACTCGCTTCTAAACAGAAACAGCAGGAGGCCTTGA
- the LOC120432689 gene encoding interleukin-18 receptor 1-like, whose product MKLLQIMRVWSALPKVTAMVLSLIFITFLSGVCPEEICVKEGEIVAEFFNECNHSEILWRSFTMQGMHLHNNTPAAEHRQMGVMVQRGILVILNASEKHEGNYSCSFKNSSRQISLKVYTAQSRECEQMNQISRECYTEESCKLYCPEKNIPFNTLNITTSSITWHKEGGSSPKDGYFPSVKKEESGIYTCTRFYLYDGQIYNMTSMVKLDVQPNKITKKAVIISPENNQVFEVDLGSTVVIHCKAVMMSDTDDLYWLSGNSFVDKDTSLPVFYKETWVDSREEINKTTSLIFRKVSEDDLSKNYTCVLQSAYQPSFVTITLKQKASRSYTSLGVCFVIIVVVMFVTVVTYVKFKVDITLFLRDTLKWSGSISDGKSYDAFLMCYKCDTAGGLNASDKRWLESVLEEKFGYSLCLYDRDVLPGKAIADAVLDCVEQSRAVVLVPVSPDPDPESGLLSAIHEALVERQTRLVFITTETSMASKSDSFPEALQLLSKAGNCVTWKGISSMPTSSSFWKQLRYYLPAPQQAPTVKLLPLTVQDVTS is encoded by the exons ATGAAACTGTTGCAG ATAATGAGGGTTTGGAGTGCTCTGCCGAAGGTTACCGCGATGGTCCTGTCGTTGATCTTCATCACATTTTTATCAG GTGTCTGTCCCGAAGAAATATGTGTCAAAGAAGGTGAAATCGTGGCAGAGTTCTTCAACGAGTGTAATCATAGTGAAATACTCTGGAGAAGTTTCACCATGCAGGGGATGCATCTACACAACAACACGCCAGCAGCTGAGCACAGGCAGATGGGGGTGATGGTTCAACGGGGAATCCTTGTGATTCTCAATGCCTCTGAGAAACATGAGGGAAACTACTCATGCTCTTTCAA GAATTCCAGCAGACAGATAAGCCTCAAAGTATACACAGCGCAGTCCAGAGAGTGTGAACAAATGAACCAGATCTCCAGAGAATGTTACACAGAGGAGTCCTGCAAGTTGTACTGCCCTGAAAAAAATATTCCCTTTAACACCCTGAATATCACCACAAGCAGCATCACATGGCACAAG GAGGGCGGGTCATCACCAAAAGACGGTTACTTCCCAAGTGTGAAAAAAGAGGAAAGTGGCATCTATACCTGCACCCGGTTTTACCTGTATGATGGTCAAATATATAACATGACCTCTATGGTGAAACTTGATGTCCAACCAAACa AAATAACTAAGAAAGCAGTGATAATTTCACCAGAGAACAACCAGGTATTTGAGGTAGATTTAG GCTCAACAGTGGTGATTCATTGTAAAGCAGTTATGATGTCAGACACTGATGACTTGTATTGGTTAAGTGGAAATTCATTTGTGGATAAAGACACTAGTCTACCAGTTTTCTATAAAGAGACATG GGTCGACAGCAGAGAGGAAATCAACAAGACAACATCTCTAATCTTCAGAAAAGTATCAGAGGACGATCTGTCAAAAAATTATACCTGTGTACTGCAATCTGCCTACCAACCAAGCTTTGTCACCATCACCCTAAAACAAAAAG CTTCCCGTTCGTACACGTCTCTGGGTGTCTGCTTTGTCATCATTGTTGTGGTGATGTTTGTGACTGTAGTTACTTATGTGAAGTTTAAGGTTGACATCACCCTTTTCCTAAGAGACACTCTTAAGTGGTCTGGCAGCATTTCAG ATGGAAAATCCTATGATGCTTTTTTAATGTGTTATAAATGCGACACGGCTGGCGGATTAAATGCTAGCGACAAAAGATGGCTGGAGAGTGTTTTGGAAGAGAAATTTGGTTACAGTCTCTGTCTTTATGATCGTGACGTCTTACCAGGGAAAG CAATCGCAGATGCTGTGTTAGACTGCGTAGAGCAGAGCCGGGCGGTAGTTTTGGTTCCCGTCTCTCCAGACCCTGATCCAGAATCTGGCCTGCTGAGTGCGATCCACGAAGCCCTTGTGGAGCGGCAGACTCGCTTGGTTTTCATCACCACTGAGACATCAATGGCTTCAAAATCGGATTCCTTTCCAGAGGCTTTACAGCTTCTTAGTAAGGCTGGAAACTGCGTCACCTGGAAGGGCATAAGCTCCATGCCGACTTCCTCCTCCTTCTGGAAGCAGCTACGATATTACCTCCCTGCACCACAGCAGGCACCAACAGTGAAGCTTTTACCACTGACAGTCCAGGATGTTACTTCATGA